Below is a genomic region from Gadus macrocephalus chromosome 14, ASM3116895v1.
AGCGACATACATTGATAAATACAATTCACTTCAAcattcagtctttttttttgtaatgagAAATACGAGTTTTATCAAAATTTCTACATGGACGAACAAAGACTAATCCAAAGAAATTTTCCCAATTGATCATTGAAAGTGTACAGAGTATACACTATAAACAATATAACGCTGAATCAATCTGCATTTTATGATAAAGTTGAGGATATTGTGGCATTTCTAATTGAGCAGGAGTTTGCCATCCTGATGGGCGATGAGGAGGCGTGGGTGACAGATGCCTCTCAGGGATCCCTGACAGTTCCACTGAGGTTGTGTGAACTGTCTTGAACAGCAGCTCTGGTCCCCTTCAGTAGCTCTGTTTGGGCTTTAACACATGGGTAACTGTGACCTAAGACACTGTAATCACCAGAGACTCAGGATAATGAGGCACAACTATTAATAGATATTGACCTTGTTTTTTCATAAAATCTGAATGGACAAATTTCGAGCAAATACACAAAACCACAACCAACAATAGGTGTGGTTCATCCAAAGGGAAAGTATTGAAAGATATACAAAAATGGGAAGACGTGTATTGGCACTACATCAACATTTTAATCCCATTTCATTAAGACAATTTAGGCTATATGATAAATCTAGTTGTGGCAATATCCAAGTTATATATGTAAGATGACTAACTAGCAGCAGAGGCCAAAACGCATGATGGAAGATGGAACAAAATTCCCGGATGTCTGGAAAACGAGTTTGTACTCATACACACAGTATTGTCTCATTGTGTCCCATGAAACATGGAttgagagatggatggagagaaaaaagttttaaaaaaactaaataatttAGGTATAACTGTCAAAAAAAGACAGACATGGCAATATTACAACCTTGGGACCAGGGTGCCAGGGACTGAAGcacattgtgtgtttgtatactgACTTGTCAAGCTGGATGAGTGGATAGGAGAAGTGAGAGAACTTGAGCATTAATTAGTAAGGACTAGCAGGCATAACATTCAAGGTCTGCTACACACTGGCCTAAGAGATTTGGTCGGCTTTGAAAGCACCCAGGGGTGCTATTATGACATCAAACAAACGGTTAATGTGAATCTCCTGGGATTGGTTCATAAAGGTGAGAGttacattgtttgtttttacacagACATGTAAGCACACAAAATAATTTGATAGGAGCATCAGAGTGTGCCCATCGCTTATCGTATAGCACATGTTTTATCGATGAGAAACATGAACATAGTTTCAGGCCACTTTCTACTGCTGAAGTTGAAATATTGCTgtttaattgaaaaaaaaaaatgtaatgtccTATGATCTTTTTAGGTTTTTAGGATCTAAACACAAAATTGCCATTAGAGTAAGTGTGGTGAGGTcgcaaaaaaaaacagccctTATGTTTCAgaacctttttttatttttaacattgacttgaatgttgttttttactcGTCTTTGGAGTGATCTTGCCCATCTTTTTACAGTTGAACACATGTGTCGataaaatacaatttttttttttttttatatacgcAATAATTGCAAGATTCTTTTTCTCATGCTCACATAGTAAGCACATTTTTCCATCAAGATGAGGACAtactcatgcatacacatttGTTATTGTATGAAGAGTGGAATATATACACAACTAGTCCCAATATGCATTCACTGGGCTAATACAGGGCTTATGAAATGACACAATTATTAGTAAATACATTTACTTGGTTTTCTCAAGCTCAGTGATGATTATATTGTTCTAGTCATGATAGACTCTATTTATGTGTTGTTCAGTTACAAGGTAGATGTAAAAGTATtgttataatataatgtatcatAAAGCTGTGCACAAGATATCCCAGGAGTTTCTGAATAACTATTTTTCAGAGTGACACCTTGTTTTTCCTTTAAGTGTCCATTCTGTAATACAAAGAAGAGGGAAAAATAGGAAAAAAGTGCATGTATTTTATGAAGAACAATAACGTCACGTTTGCAGCAGCATATACTTGTTGAAACCTCTTTagaacaaacatttaaaaaacgtTCATATCTACTATGCAAGTCCTTAACAACAATAAACCATGGTAGTTTCCATAATTTCACATAtccataatattaatatttaaaataGTCTAGGTAGGTCATACCATGTAGCCTATAGTGTTAGCCCTCCAGAATTCATAAGGGGCTGTGTCGTTTCCGTCTGCCGAAGGCCTGGGCTCCAACGTTGGTGGGGACAAAGTTTCTGTTACCCGTTCCCCCTGAGCGACTCAGATAGTCAGCTAGCCTGTGGGTCACGCATGTGGCTGTGTTGCACGCCCGTTTCTCTGCTGTCACACTGCTTTAGAGAAGGACCATGTTGACATTTACTTCAtgcaaaaacatatatatttaatatgatttgtttaaaaaacaaaccgAATAAGCAGAAGTTAAAGAAACTCATTTTTGGCCACATTAGTCTGTGCGAACCAAAATTATTGGAAAATAGGCGAGGCCAGGTGGAAAATTTTTCCTTTAAGGTGGACAATACTAGAATACAATTAACTTTCGAAAATATTGgcaaaaatataatatttaataaaaGCTAAAACCCATAAGTTAGAACATTCAATTACAAACCATAAAACCAAATTAATAATTGTTCTGTGTGAAGGAAACTGTCTTTCACATCCTTCAGTGAGACAAAAGGATCATATAGTGTATCAACCAATTAACACATATCTTATCTGatggacttttttttttgtttagcaAACAATGAGGATAGCCATTGCAACATTCATTCAATGTTTGAATGGAAATAAATGTTGCCAAATGATTTGACTTATCTTACAAAttataactaactaactataactGCCCTTGTGACCCTGTTGAGACCTTCAGAGAGGTCTCTTGAACTTCCTGGTTTGGCCAATGACTATTGATTATATATATGCACCAAAAAGGTATGATGAGGTATATAATGATATATAATGATAATTATTTAAACAATTTTTTGGCTCCTCGAAGACCGATTCCAAGTAATTCCATTTGAATCGGCCTGCCAACTCAAATTCCCGACCCCTGACTTGATAATTATTCAGATGGAATGATAGAATACAATGAAAGCATAAGAAGGAAAAAGTTAGTAATACTCATTctacatatttataatataaaagtGCACATTCATCCCCCCCATAAcatgtatttataaatatatatatataaaataagttATCTATGTCATGTTGCTTGTCGTACCTGTTTCCTTTAGCCACGTTCGGCGGTTGCTCAGCTGAGGTGGTATGCATGAATTCCTGGAAGAGAGCGTCAAGGAGCTTCTGGGCGCTATGCCTGACTAGTGACACTCGGTCCGACTCTGTCCCTGAAGCGGCTCTGGAGTGATACAATTAAAATGATCAGACTGTCACGAATCGGTTCCATCTCTAGATACATTTTGACATGCATCTTGAAGGAGAAGCCAGGATTAAAAGACGTTAAAGACATATTTTTGTAtacaatatagatatatattatatcgtatttttatattatacatAGTTTTACAATATTCTTGTTCTACACCTTTTTAAATGCATTAAATTCTGATGTTTTATCCTTCACAATGAAGATGACTGGTTTCCAGATTTGTGTGGTTGCCAGAATgtgttgaaaatgtgtttttgtgcatgatAATGGTGTGCTGTATGATGAATAGAGCCGTTACACAGAGGCATCCTCAGGAAAGGACACATCGGTGAAAAGGCTCTACAGTTTTATGCGTATCCCTAAAAGAGTGTGACCTGGACGGTGCAGCGTGCAGGCTGGGCTTCTGGATGCTGACCAGGGCATACGCAAGCAGGACAGCAGAAATCTTCAGCACAATCATCGTCCCTCTGAATCAAAATACCACAACCAAAGACACTGCAAACTTATCATTCAGGCTCATGTCCCTGAAATTCTAAAAAAGCTTCCAATACTCtggcatagtacttgtagtttTACAGTTAGCCATCGATCAAAGAAGGCATCTCCGACTATAGCTGTGGGGATGCATGTGAGAGATATTAGCTGTTACTCGTTTTTCATTAGCAGAATAGGCTGTTCTCTGCTGCAAACATTTTCcaccaaaattaaaaaaaaaacgtcctattaaataacaaaaaaatagcaGA
It encodes:
- the calca gene encoding calcitonin/calcitonin-related polypeptide, alpha isoform X1, coding for MIVLKISAVLLAYALVSIQKPSLHAAPSRAASGTESDRVSLVRHSAQKLLDALFQEFMHTTSAEQPPNVAKGNSSVTAEKRACNTATCVTHRLADYLSRSGGTGNRNFVPTNVGAQAFGRRKRHSPL
- the calca gene encoding calcitonin/calcitonin-related polypeptide, alpha isoform X2 produces the protein MIVLKISAVLLAYALVSIQKPSLHAAPSRAASGTESDRVSLVRHSAQKLLDALFQEFMHTTSAEQPPNVAKGNSVTAEKRACNTATCVTHRLADYLSRSGGTGNRNFVPTNVGAQAFGRRKRHSPL